CACCAGGCTTGTATTCAATCAGTTTTGGGAAGAAACACTGAACGACTATGGCATTGGAATTACAAATCCAGTTTTCCTGTGCATGGACTCCACTTGTTCATCGTTCAGTGGATATTTCTGGTATTTGTTTGAAGGAAGTCATCAGCTCttcatcttttggaatttttttaaccTCATCTCCACTAATTAAGATGGAGACTGATCAGCTGCCTCAATACTTCCCTGCCTTGCACTCACAACCCAGGCCAATCTTCCACAAaaattcccaccagcttctgcccTAAGCTTGCATTGTTTTGTTGTTTCTTTGTCATGTTTCCTCATGCTTTCTGGGCTTATCTTGTTCATGGAAAACCCCTTCCATTCCCTTTGACCATGTTTCCATCTCGGTAaaacacagctacctggattatacttctttcccaccctatctcctgcaaaaatgtcgccccatattcccaattcctctgccttcacTGTATCTGATcgcaggaggaccagttccaccacagaacacaccagatggcctccttctctagagaccgcaatttcccttcccatgtggttaaagatgccctccaatgcatctcatccacatcccgcccctccgcccttaaaccccacccctccaaccgtaacatgGACAAAAccctcctggtgctcaccttcccccCGACTAACCAAAggcaccttccacatccatcaaagttttacctgcacatccatcaatatcagttattgtatccgttgctcccgatgcggtctcccctacaatggggagactggacgtctcctagcagagcgctttagggaacatctctggaccacctgcaccaatcaatcccaccaccctatagcccaacatttcaacttcccctcccactctgctgaggacatgcaggtcctgggcctcctccactgccgctccctcaccacccaacacctggaggaagaacgcctccgagcacttcaaccccatgacatcaatgtggatttcaccagtttcctcatttccccttcccccaccttaccccagctcagcaccgccctcatgaccagtcctacctgcctaacttcctttccacttatccactccaccctcctctctgacctatcacctccacccccaGCTCCATTCACCtatgtactctatgctactttctccccaccccaacccccctctcatttatctcttcactgcaggcaccctgcctctattcctgatgaagggcttttgcccgaaatgtcgattttcctgctcggatactgcctgacctgctgtgcttttccagcaccactctagtctagacccATGTTCCCATCTCTACCAATCCAATTAaaggtactggagaaactcagcaggtctggcagaatttgGAGAGTTAAACAGACTTAACGTTTCATGTTCACTATGATTGTCCAGAACTATCCAACTTGTCCTCTTGCTCACATTAGCCAATATTGTAAATGATTCTCTTTAGCTGTTATTCACAAATCCTTTTTCTATCCTTATTGAATTTGAGATCAAGAGTTTCTAACTCCaaattccttgaaagtgctgtTGCCTCCCAAACCAATGTCCAACTTGCAACGGTTTCCATCTGCTCTGGCCTTATCACATATCTAAATGGCTACCAGTCACAAATGACAAAGATAAAACAAAGAGGTCTCCATCAATTTTGACCCACCTCCACCTTTAATATGATTGAATTAACAATCCTGCTCCAGTAACTCTCCATTGTGGTCCAGGATTCCCTTCGTATTTGATCATGGCCAAAGAATTTCTTGCATTGGCTTCTTTTCCTACTACAGCATTTACCTCTGACGTTCCCCAAGGATATGCACTTAGTCACATTTTTAATCCAAATTCTACCCCTTGGCGATATAAGCAAACATCAAGGCATTGATTTTCATGTGTGCTGATTCTATCAAGCTCTTATTCACCACAACCACCTCTCCACTATTGCtaatttgggttttttttccagaatgtAAGTTAATAGGATGTGCACTGAGCTGCAAGCTCAGCTTGAGTATATCCTTAATCATCCTTGGACTGTTTGGCTATTGAGCCaatcacagtgctgtgggtctggaatcacctGTAGGCCAAATGAGGCAAGGACAATAGCTCTTCTTCTCGAAAGGGCAATGAGCTGGATTACTTTCATGGGCACAGCTCATGGTTTAGATGAACCTTGGGAGCTTTTAATATGTTTGAGGTGCTatacgtagaacatagaacattacagcacagtacaggcccttcggccctcgatgttgcgccactctgtcatactaatctgaagcccatcccacctacactattccacgtacatccatttgcctgtccaatgacgacttaaatgcatttaaacttggcaaatctactactgatgcaggcaaagcattccatacccttactactctctaagtaaagttATTTCATTTAATTGAGCTCACTCAAATTTCAGAACATCATGGTAAAATCAAATTTGAACACTGGTCCAAAGGAAACAAAGTTACTGTTCAAAATAGTCTCGCTGGCTCCGATAAATAGGCCTGGTTCATATGTTGGAAAAGAATATGAGTTACCTGGGAACAGGGTACTATAATGAAGTTAAAGCTTGATTAGAATTCCTAAAATGCAAGGTAAAAATCACCTAGCCCTATCAGTGAaaagagttaaaacagaaaatgctggatccTAAGCAGGTCAGGAACCTGgtaatgatacaaagatagaatTAACAATACAGGTCTTATGGTATTTTTCACCTTGAAAAGACATCACTATAGATAAACTCAAGAATATGGCCAATGCTGAAGGAGAAGTATACTAATTCTTAAGTTCTTCAGCAATTATGCAGAGCGTAGCCCGAAAGAATGAATGGCCTTTGGATAAGATGTGCCTGTCTGTGGATGTCACCAAGAAGACCAAAGAAGATTATAGTCATCCACCAAGGGAAGGTGCCTACATTCATGGATTGTTTTTGGAAGGTAGATTATAAATTTTGTtataattgaaaaaaaacttaaaactaAAATACGTAGAAGTGatggaagtcttgttacaaattATTCTATAGGTTCTCTATGCACATGATAGAAGAAAtataccacagatgctggaaatcaagtgaaaactgaatgctggagaaacgcaacatgtccggcagcatctgtggaaagagaaacaaagttgatgTAGAGTTCATGTGAATTTCTAAACAACTCTTATTGGACTCTAAACATTAGCAGTTCTCCCTGCACCGGTGCTGTCACacctgactttctccagcactttggttTTACTGCACTTTGTGATGATGGATCTAATATTTAGATACTACTAAAGTATTATCCTGACATAACTAAAATAAGTAAAACCAACTGGACATTGTATTCTGTTGTATtgcatttacttttccaaaacagAGGAAAGCATGACCAAACCCAAGTACCATCAATTGTCATCAAGTCACAAGGTTGGTGTCCGGAGGGTAGATGCAATACTGTAGAACCTAGGCTTTACAAGGTGTAACAGAAACACTAGAGAGATTATCTAAAGCTTCAAAAAATAAACATAGAGTGAAAAGATAAATCTAGAATTCTTGCATTTGAATTGAACTGCAAAACAGGTAAACTACACCTTCAAACAAGTCTTGTTCATTCCCAGACTCTACATAAACAGTATTGTTATCTAAGTCAAATACAAACCTGTAAGCCAATTGCAATTCAAAACAAGTAACATTCTAATATTTAATATTCACTCAGATGAAATTCAGAAAATGACGTTTTGGGGGTTAAAAAGGTTGGCGAATGTTCAAACATTGATTTTAGTCATTTAAAcaaaaaagatttaaaggaaGTTAAATTATCCTAGTCTGGAATAAAAGGAAAGTCATCTTCAATTGAACGACAGAACAATTAACCAAGGAAAAAGATCTGcagataagattattaaaggagaATTTCTCACAGGCAATATTTAGGGAACTGGTTAGATATTCATCCAAAGAACATGGTATAAGAAATGTTGGGTGTTCAATAATCACTCCCACATATGGGTAGGGCTTTGAAACATAACAATCACAGCTGCTTATGTAAAAAAATGCTCACGGTGCATTTACAAAGATAAAGCAAATTAAATTTGTTAGATAAAACAGATGTCAAGTCAGACATGAGAAGGGGAGTTAGGTTGGTCCCAAAGGCAGGTTTGTGAAATTTCTAAAAGGAATTAACACTTCAACGTTCATGAGTAGATAAAGGTAGATTGATGTTTATCTAAGCACAAGTGCATGAAAATAGCAAAGATATCAATAAATCTTAttactacttttttttaaaaccaatattTTAGGTGCAAGATGGGACATACAAGGTGGCATCATTACAGAAGCACGTCTTAAAGACCTGACTCCCACAATGCCAGTCATTTTTGTACGGGCCACTCCAGCAGATAGGCAAGAGATGAAGAACACTTATGAATGCCCAGTTTACAAGACCAAAGTTAGAGGGCCTACATATGTCTGGACTTTCAACCTGAAAACCAGAGAGAAGCCTGCCAAATGGATTCTTGCTGGAGTAGCATTGCTTTTATCTGTTTAGAAATAAATTTACGAAAGAACTTGCTGAAAGTTAACTGAGTAAACAGTGAACTATTACTCCAAGGGCATTTATATTTTTCAGGGTGCTCTTAGAAAGCCTTTTCTTTGTAGACATTTACCAGAACTTTATGTCATCAATAGGCAACAGTTCCAAAAAGGTGAAACTTCCAATATTAGTTCCATAAATTAGAAATTCACACAAAAGTAACCAATCAAGTAAAAGTGAGATTGTACACAATAGGCAAAATGCCTCATTATGCTAGCAAGAAACTTAACTATTAAAAAGTAGATCTACAGTGATAGTGTATGTCTAAGAGTTTAAACAGATTGTAAAATTCAGTGAAATAAGCacaaatttatttgaatatttttaatcaaagtaAAAGATTATACACATTGTCATTTTCTTGCATAAAATGCAAATCCAACTTCCatgcagcattttaaaataaaaacactaaGGCTTCCAAAGGATTCAAGATTAAACTGTAATGAGGAATTACCAAAAATTAAATGTAAAGCCATTCACAAACACATATAATTTCCAGTTTGCTTGACCCATCCTCGGATTTATATTGCATGCAACATGAGATAGTGTTGCATCTACACTGCTATAGGCTAACACATAATAGCACTACATCCTCTTCTTTGTTCATATAGTCATGtaaacaaaacattatttttgaatATCAATAAAACAAATACTTGCAATCATCCATGGTCCCTGAATTGCAATAATTATCTATTCATATGATAGATTCTTTAACACAGGATTTGTACAAACACCTGAAAACAAGAAACTTGTCAAAACTCTTCCAaagcttcaaaaaaaaaaactctacaatTCAAATTCTTCAGATGGCATTTACACTATTTCTGctaattattttcaaattctgGTAAATTACCAGTAGTtgtaatattaaaataaagtGTGCTTTTTATACAGGTTTCATAAAAAAAATAAAGTCAATTTACTAAAAACAGCTGCAAGAAGCTTTTTCTTTCATGCGTTTACAGATCCTAGTTGCTCCCTCAATCTTCAGTCAGTTGCTTCTGTAAGCTAAAACAAAGAAAAGTGATAGAAAGTTGTCACAAACACGGTCATTAATTTGAGTCCTTTATGCAAGTTACTTCAACATtccaagtctgataacagcaagaaTATTGTACACGAGACTAAGTAATAACATAATTAACAATTTTGTAAAGTAACACTAACAGATCATTCTGTAACTGTTCGAGCTAGCAGAAAAGGTGACATGATTGTAGGACTTCTGCTGGGATTACTAACTTAAGAGATACAAAAGATCCATTCAGCATGATGTTGTCCTAATTTACTCCTGCTAGAATGCAATATAGCCTTGATTACTACTCAAATGTGGCTATGAAATAATATCCTATCATACACCAACAGACCAGAATTTTTCTTTTAGAATTAAATCTAAGTATATCATCATGAATTGTATTGATCTGCAAGATCTATAATTTAATTTCTATATTGTCCACTTAGAACCAGAATGTTCTTAGTATCCAGAATGACAAAGGAACAATCAATCTCCTCTCCCCATTCTCTTCCTACCACCCATTTACTGCAGAAGTTTGCATTTTACCTTGACACGGTTCATCATGGTTTATAAAACCTTTGCCAAGAGTGACCATCTAGGTTCATATGAACACTGACCACTTGTAAGGTTGTAAAAGCCTCAATGGAAAAGTGGAACTTTTCACTGGAATTTTAAAGTGGTTCTTTCCATGTTCTCAATTTCATTGCAAGCCCCAGTGGGCCATCCCAGCTGTTTGACAACATTTTTCTGGAGCTCACATTAAACTTGCAGCAGATCAGCAAACCATCAGCAAAATTAAACATAGTAATGTGCAACAGTGGCTTGTAAAGCAAACCAGAAATCCTGTGGCCTTTTAGAAATTCACTTGTCAGAATGTTTACATCAGAATTCTGAATGGACTTAAATAAATGGCTTAGAAATCACCCAATATGCACTCAAATTTCAACAGAATGCACTTTGATCAGtttcaacaaaaacaaataacTAAATGACTGAAATTATCCCGGAAAATCTCCATAACATTACTGTCAGCTAAATAAAATATTTAGTTTTCAAAAATACATTAACTCCATACCTTTCCAAATAGGCTTGAACATTGTCATATCCATAAAATTTTGCCAAATGAACAAGAATGCCAGTGGCACAGCGTCCATCCCGACGACGACAGAAGCTACAGTTACAGGTACCTCTGCAAGGGGGACATACCCAATCCTACAGAAAgcaaaggaaaacaaacaaatgtGATGAAACACACAAACAATACACTGCAAACTGTCAACAGCTTCTGGGGCTGAAAAGCCTATGATTGGAAGAGGTCAACATATTGTACCTTCTGGGATCTCCGTTAGTAGCCTCAGCCAGGTTGAGAGGGGAGAAAAAGTCCCTCAATTTGTATGTGAATTCCGTCTACTAGGGAAAGGGCCAGCAGCTCTATACCCAAAACCCTAAAAAATCATATCCCCGTCATTGACTCCCTCTGACAAGGGAGAACACTGAAAACCAAGTAGGCTTCTTCTCAGAGATCCCAGCAACAAATGTAACTAAAAGCCTTCAGGTAGGTCCTCTTACTCAGATGGCTGGATGACTGTTATGTGATACAGAgcaacaccaacagcatgggttcaattcctgcaccagctgagattagCATGAcagactctccttcccaacctctcccctcacaggttaaatcatcaccagttgtctcttgAATAATAGTGCAGTCCTAAGGTGCACTAGGGCTATGACGACTTTTACCTTACCTTGACTGGTCAATCAATCAGCTATCAGGTACCAGCAAGAGCTTGTGATACAGTAACTCCCACAGTTTAGAATTCCTATCTTTGTAAAGCACAGAAATTTTATCACCCCTTCAACACCAACAGAAATACCAGCCTATTTGGTTACCAACTCAGTCTGGGCCATTCTCAGTGGGACTGTATCTGACAGGAAGCAGATTTGTAatatccctgaccactgaagagTTTAAAAATACCCACCATGTTATTGTTGACTTCTGACCTGCATTCTAAATAATTTCAGACTTATGTATGTTTTGCTAGATTCAGCTCAGGCAGGGTCAATGTCTAATAGAATGAACACTTGAACCCTCTGCCCCGATCAATTTTCTCACAGGGCAATAAAAGTACACTATAACCTCTGCTTAGCAgcaatgcaatttgtttcatgaTTCTTGGAGACTGCTTTTCAGGTGGTGCAAAATGAAACAGTATAGTTCATGCAATTgaagtggattaaaaaaaaaaatcaaattccattGGAAAATACATCCTCCTCAACAGCatccccatttttaaaaattacgctAATTAAATCGGTCTAGCGTCAACTCCGATAGATTAATGAAACTGCAATACCATCAAATGATTATTAACTTACAGGATTTAGAAGGGCTGATCTCACATTTTCACCATATCGATTACGCAGACATGGCCCACAGAATTGTCCCCTCACACCATAGCAATCTTGATTACGGCATACTGTTTTTGTATCGATTGTTTTCTGCCGGCACTGATGGCAAGTGCTGCCCTACAAGCAGAGAGGAGTGAACTTATTTCCTGTCAGCATGACACCGGTGGAGAAACGCCTCAGTGATAGACTATAATTGAGCATTAAGTGACAGAAATCAAGTTATTTTCCAGAGGTAGCCACCATAAATCAGTTATTGCCTCCAGAGCAAAAAAGGTACAGATTATATTAATCTGCTGTATATTTTCATGCATACTCAAAGCATACCTATATGTCAAGaaaaaattaaaacttttctGGAATCATTTACAGTCAAATCTGTAAAAATAGCTGGTGTTTATTATAGTTATAATAACTATAATTGTTAACCAATAATTGATGAACAAGTGCTACTATTCTACATTCACAGAATTCCCAGCAATGCAGCCAAAGTTACATCAAATCTCATAACTAAATTATTGATTTATCAAACAATTAAGAAACATTTTAGTTATAAAAGTCATGGTCAAGAATTGCTTTAAAAGTATTTATTAAAATACTGAGGATCAAGAGTATGCTAAAATATATGAATTACCAAACAACGATCATAAATTTTATCTTTAACTGTAATGGCAACATTTTCCAAATCCTCTTCAGTGATATCATCAACAGGCCTTGGCGTGCCTTTTGAAGATCTTCGCCTCCTCTTGGTCAGACTTCCATCCTGTTAAAATCcatcaatatttcaaaatttgcattgAATATTCGCATGAACAACTAATGTTAGAAACAAAGTTTGACAAACATTACAAGCATTGATTATACACGTAGTTATCATTCAGCCATCACATGGTTTTGTTGCAGCTAATCACACCAGAACGAGCTTAGACAGGAGAGAATTGCGCCATAATTAACTCTGCTGTATGACACAATTCTAGGCAACACATAATAAAAACTCATTTCAAACACTTTAGTCACCTCAACGAAACGATTTGTGAGATCAGTTCTCAAGTGGAATTTTTTCACTTGGCTCATAAGTTTGGTTGGAGAAATTGCAAATTTTTCTACAGAGAAACCTTCAGGGGGACGCGCACTTCTGCTTGGATTAACACGGCGCTCAACTTTGCCTTCAGAAAATGTTCTCTTTGGAGTTCGTTTTTGTTTCTAGAAAGTACAAGATGCAGCATTTAAATATGGATTAACGCAAATACAGATATTTATACCGAACAGAATAGAAAGCAAGGCTTAACTTTAATATACAACAAAAAGTTGTTGAAACAAACTATAAAGCACCATTTACCACTTATAACAGGGCCACTGTGTGAAAACTTAACCTGAAAGATAGCATTTGTGACACATTTcaactgaggaggaggaggatgctgCTACTCAGCATCTGGTGATATGCTACAAAGTTTCACTCGTCACACAGCTACTTACATTCTGACATTGTAATTGGCCAATCCTGTTGTCACAGACATTGTTAATATtacaacagtggttagcactgttgcctcacagtaccaggaccctgagtttgattccaccctcgggtaactttgcacattctcccacctgtctgcgtgggtttttttttccaggtgctcctgtttcctcccaaattccaaagatgtgtggggaaggtggattgaccatgctaaattgtccagcaTCTAGGGACGCGCAGGCTTGCCACAAGAAATATAGGGAACAGGGATGGGATGGTGGGGCAGGGTACTCttcaggagggtcagtgtggactcaatgggccgaatggcctgtttccacactgtagggattctatgtactAAATCTGTATGTGATCTTCTTACAAAAGGAAACACTTCTAATGCACTGAATTTCTTTGTTTCTAACTTGACAGTTAAATTTtacgaggtttataaaattctgaATACTTGAGGTCACTGACCAACTGTGGCCAAATTTTAACATGCAACTTTGTCAAGAAAGAAGATAATTATCTTGAAATTATACAGAAATTAAGCAGAACTTACTGGTGATGAAGAAGTACATACTTTCACTGGAAAGAGTCCAGGCATTGTTTTTAATTCTGCCATGAGTTTAGCAAgcttaaaaaaaatttaacagGTTTAATTCAGTGTGACAagaacaaaaatattaaaagcaCACTTTTTCAGAACATGAAAGGCTGAGTATTACCACATAAAGAGGTTAAAGTCACAAAGAACAAGAGTGTGATCAACAGTCATTATGGTGTTTCCCCATTGATAGTTCTTCCAAGTGTAGTGACAGCACCATTAACAACCTCTCATGTGCCAAGATTTATACAATTACATTCTTAATGCACCAGTTATTTTTAAACGTCAGCTTTTTAAACAGCCAGCATACAAGATGTCCACACACAAAGGTGACACGTTCAGCTCAAATTTCACTCACTGAATTCTGGTGACATACAACACTAAGACTACCAACAGAATTCATTTATAAACAAAGCTAGAATGTATGTACAACTaggcgaaggtgaggactgcagacttcATCAGGTcaaagggcatttgcccaaaatgtcaattctcatgctcctcagatgcggcctgacctgctgtgcttttccagcaccacactcctcaaCTGTATGTACAACTAATCATGTTAAAGATTGTTGCTTCTTTTAAAGAACagaaatccaaactgctaaaaagCATTCAAAAAGGAAGCATGGATTTGAAATAAATTTAGAAATGGTTTAAATCCTAAAAGTGAATAAAAAGATGTTTGGTTTGAAGATCACGAACATTGGACAGGCTTACTAAGTCTCACCGTTAACATCCACGTGCTTTGTTAATGCAAAATAGTATTACTATTTCACTGATTTAATACACCCACTACATCTGTTGAAGGGTTTCAAAAGTTTAGTACGTCTCATATCATCCTTtacattaaaacattttttaaagatgaggagagagatttaaataaaacatgggcgaattttttttttttttttacacagagggtggatcgtgtgcggaatgaactgccagagaaaatggtggatgtgagcacaattacagcatttaaggaTAAGttcagaggaactttgattatccgtaggacacaggcagggagtatttcgttcggttaatcgaattccagataatcaaatgctggataacacagtttagccaagcattgggaccttgtgatcttgctggataacccaatattcggataattgaagttGCTCTGCATGTGAattggaaaggattagagggaaaaTGGCCAGAAGGCAGGCGGGAGTAATATAGTTTGGGAATATGCTCGGCATGGGTTGGCTGgactaatgggtctgtttccgtgctgcatgactctatgatacaGCTCTTTACAACCACACACCTACTATAAAATAGAAAACCATCAAAGCTTACAAATTAAGTTAATGCCAAGGGAATTCTGACCAATACACCAAGGGAATATTTACAATAAACATGATCACCATTGTCCAAGGGGTGAACTTAGAGATCAGAATTTCTTTGACCTCATTCTGGGATTTACTGACGTATTAGTCAGGAGAAGACCAAGAGGGACCTGGCTGATGGAATAACTCAAGTGGAGTGACTTGAGTGACTCTTAAGGTGGATTATTGTCTGGGCCACTCCAAGACAACTAAAACAGAAAGCATCCTCCCTAAAAGAAAACTACTGAGAActgcaaaagagaaaatatttatcaTTGTTCCCCAAAAAACCAACAATTTAAACTGACATTTTTCAGCCTTTGGATCATCTTTCTAAAGTGTGATGTTGTAGACAACCGAGGAATGAAATATTGTCAGGATTTGTCAACTAACTTGGAAAACACTCAGATGCCTTTTGTGTTACTTCTTTATCTCAAATACTACTTTCTACTGCAGGTAAAGAGGTAACATTCTACTTGCACATGTCTGAGACAAATTAAGTTTCAAAGCAAGTAAGATTCTTGCATTAACACAGCAGCAAGCTGTGTGGTTTtataattttcatgtcatttctTTAATCTTAGAAAAAGCCACACGGGTACAGCTTTAAGGCAACAATGACAACATACTTCAAGCCATTTCAGATATGTAATCTCAAAAAAAGCAGCACATTACCCTCCTATTAATTGCAAACACAATGAGAATTGTTGTAGATACTtcaccatttctttattttctttgatgTTCATGGCCCTCTTTAGCAATACATTAGAATTTTTCTTTCCGGGTGCAGAGTCATCATCTGATTCAGACTCCTCAGATTCCTGGATGTCTCGCTGCTTTCTTTTCACTGGCCTTCTTGTAGGGAACTTAAATGCCACACgcagtccaaaatggcctttcTTTGGCATTGCCTCCATCTCACTTTCTATGGACGATTCATCATCATCATATTCAGTGAAACCCTCATCTTCATCCTCCATTTCCAAACTCTCAGACTGTAAGAAACACCAATTTATTACAAAAAAAACCTAACAAATAGTATGTTCTGTCTGACCAGGTAGTTATGTGCAATTATTAGTGAACACTTAACATCTAAAGCTCAAAGATAAATTCAATAACCAATAGTATATTTCCTTATGTCTTAGAAGGAAGCCGTGACAATGGGGGAAAATCAAGTTTTTTTGGAAGTGCGTTTGAAAACAGCCCCACAGAAGTCTTTACTTTGCCATTTGTAATGATTTTGTGAACGGAATGTGGTGTATAACAACCCAATTGTGAATGGGCATGATATGTCAAGTTACTTTTATGGTAGTTTCTGTCTGTCATGCTAGCCAACACAgcgcttttgaaaaaaaaattccaaaattagaatcttaaaaaaaaagagaaaatcagAATTCATTTCAAACAGGTGTCCTGCAGCTAGTTTAATGGAGCCAGGTCTTTGTCATTAGTGAGGTCAGCAAATGGAATGGGTGAAAATCCAGCAGCACCAAGTCATATAGATGAAAGCGATTGTGATCACATGAGGGGAACGGTAATAGGAATATACTCAAAGTTACAAACAGGGCCATCTGATTTGAACAGAGCTGATATTTCCCTGTGcacaat
The sequence above is drawn from the Chiloscyllium plagiosum isolate BGI_BamShark_2017 chromosome 5, ASM401019v2, whole genome shotgun sequence genome and encodes:
- the LOC122549782 gene encoding cell division cycle-associated 7-like protein isoform X2, which codes for MSKLITDIFNTQSDDEEFLGFPEEDFRNRDDHLNYTPKLIADIFDAPSDDEFLGFQDFECNTRHDHADDSPNQHINSFQSKFITEELIEIFTVDSWSTDYVFEGFPEHIHESDDKEDLRSESLEMEDEDEGFTEYDDDESSIESEMEAMPKKGHFGLRVAFKFPTRRPVKRKQRDIQESEESESDDDSAPGKKNSNVLLKRAMNIKENKEMLAKLMAELKTMPGLFPVKVCTSSSPKQKRTPKRTFSEGKVERRVNPSRSARPPEGFSVEKFAISPTKLMSQVKKFHLRTDLTNRFVEDGSLTKRRRRSSKGTPRPVDDITEEDLENVAITVKDKIYDRCLGSTCHQCRQKTIDTKTVCRNQDCYGVRGQFCGPCLRNRYGENVRSALLNPDWVCPPCRGTCNCSFCRRRDGRCATGILVHLAKFYGYDNVQAYLESLQKQLTED
- the LOC122549782 gene encoding cell division cycle-associated 7-like protein isoform X1, producing the protein MVMSKLITDIFNTQSDDEEFLGFPEEDFRNRDDHLNYTPKLIADIFDAPSDDEFLGFQDFECNTRHDHADDSPNQHINSFQSKFITEELIEIFTVDSWSTDYVFEGFPEHIHESDDKEDLRSESLEMEDEDEGFTEYDDDESSIESEMEAMPKKGHFGLRVAFKFPTRRPVKRKQRDIQESEESESDDDSAPGKKNSNVLLKRAMNIKENKEMLAKLMAELKTMPGLFPVKVCTSSSPKQKRTPKRTFSEGKVERRVNPSRSARPPEGFSVEKFAISPTKLMSQVKKFHLRTDLTNRFVEDGSLTKRRRRSSKGTPRPVDDITEEDLENVAITVKDKIYDRCLGSTCHQCRQKTIDTKTVCRNQDCYGVRGQFCGPCLRNRYGENVRSALLNPDWVCPPCRGTCNCSFCRRRDGRCATGILVHLAKFYGYDNVQAYLESLQKQLTED